The DNA segment GCACGGAACTTCCACTCGGCGCCGTTGCGGTACAGCTCGCCGAACACCATGGCGGTCTCGGTGGCGGCGTCCTCGCTCAGGTCGTAGCGGGCGATCTCGGTGCCGCCGGCCTGGTTGAGGATGCGGATGTACGCGTTGCGCACCTGGCCGAAGTTCTGGCTGCGGGTCTCGGCGTCGTAGATCGAGACCGGGAAGACGATCTTGTCCACGTCGGCCGGCAGGCCCGCCAGGTTGACGTTGATCTGCTCGTCGTCGCCCTCGCCGGCACCCGTGAGGTTGTCACCGGTGTGCACGATGGTCTGGTCCGGCGTCGCCTTGTTGTTGAAGAAGACGAAGTGGGCGTCGGAGTAGACCTTGCCGCCCGCGTTGACCGCGATCGCCGAGGCGTCGAGGTCGAAGTCGGTGCCGGTGGTGGTACGGACGTCCCAGCCGAGGCCGACCGTGACGGCGGTGAGGCCGGGGGCCTCCTTGGTGAGGGAGACGTTGCCGCCCTTGGACAGGCTTACTGCCATGGGAAGTCCCTTTCATCTGTCGGGTGCGGGCTTCGCGGTCACGAAGCTACCGTCATCGTTCATAACGCCGACAGGGGACCACGAGGTTCCGCGCGCCTTTACTTTCTTTGCCGAAGGGGAGACCCGGCGCCGCAAAAAGAGGTGACGAACCCCTGGCGGGGCGGGGAACATGGGTGACATGTCCGGGCCCTATGTCATCCGCGGTTCGGTCTCCCTGCCGGAGGCC comes from the Streptomyces sp. NBC_00525 genome and includes:
- a CDS encoding TerD family protein, coding for MAVSLSKGGNVSLTKEAPGLTAVTVGLGWDVRTTTGTDFDLDASAIAVNAGGKVYSDAHFVFFNNKATPDQTIVHTGDNLTGAGEGDDEQINVNLAGLPADVDKIVFPVSIYDAETRSQNFGQVRNAYIRILNQAGGTEIARYDLSEDAATETAMVFGELYRNGAEWKFRAVGQGYASGLRGIASDFGVSL